The following is a genomic window from Thioclava electrotropha.
GGCGATGCATTTCGCGGGCCGCCACGATCCGGCGCATAACGATCCCTTCATCGAGCGCGCCGGGATGCCCGTCGTGCCGGGGGCTGCCTGCGTCTTCGTGACCGAGGTCGCGCAGGAGGTTGAGGCGGGCGATCACACGCTCTTCATCGGCAAGGTGGTCGAAATCGAGCGCGATCTAGAGGCCCGGCCGCTTCTGTTCTGCGGTGGCAAGTTCGGCGCGCTGGCGAGCTAGGCCAACGCTATTGCGCGAAGATGTCGCGCCAGCGTTCGAGGAATCGCGCGGTTTTCATCGTATCCGTCGCAACCAGTAGCGCCGGGCCAAGCGCGATGAGGCGTTGCAGGGCCAGCGTCTCGTCGCTGCCGCCACCGTCGCGCGTGATCGGGTCGATCAGCTTGGTCTCCGCAAGCGCCCTCTGACCGCCGGGCGAGAGCAGGAAATCCAGCAGCTTCGCGGCGGTCGGATTGGGCTCGCGTCCCGGCAGATAGGCTGCACGCGACAGAACAAGCGTGTAATCGGCGGGCGCGATGATCCCCAGATCGGGATTGTCACGCGCCGCCTGCGCCGCGTAGGAGCCGAGGATATTATAGGCGATCAGGTAGCGCCCGCCCGCGACTCCATCGATGATCTCGGCCGAGCAGCAGGTGGCGACCGCGCCGGAGCGCGCGAAGGCCTCGGTCAGCGCGCCGAAGGTGCTGGCCTCCTGACTGTCGAGGAAAGCGAACAGGAACCCGAGCCCTGAATCCGCGATGTCATAGGTCGCGACCTTGCCGGTGTAGGGCGATTGCGCGGGCCGCAGCAGGTCCACCAGATCGAAGCGCGTGCGCGGCACGTCCTCGGGCGGGACCAGCGCGCGGTTGTAGATCATCACCGCAGGCTCGCGCGAGATGCCCCAGACCTGATCGCGCCAGCGCAGGTCCTTCGGCAGCGCCGTCGTCTCGGGCGAGACCCAGGTGGCGGCGCAATTGTCGTTCACCAGCTTCACCACATGCTGCACACCGGAACTGATGACCAGATCGGCGCCGGGTTTGCCGGACGCGCAGTCGGCCTCGGAAATATCGTAGAGGTCGTTCGAGCCCCATTGCTCGAACCGGATCGCAAGGCCGGGCTGGGTGTCGAGAAACGCCTCGATCGCGGGGGCGAGGATGTTCACATCGGTCGTGGTGCGCAGGGTGATCTTGCGCACGGGCTGATCGGGGCCGAAGGTGCGGACGGCTTCGGGCTCGGCCGCCGCGACGGTGGAACTCAGGCATAGCCAGAGCGTCAGGGTCAGGAGCGCGCGGATCATGTGGTCTCCTCGGCCTGGGGCAGGGTGATCGCGATGGTGAAGCCTGCCGCATCGCTCTCCATTTCCAGCGTGCCGCCATAGGTTTCCGCCACCGATTGCGCGATGGCGAGGCCCAGCCCGCTCGACGCACCGCGCCGCCGCGTGTCCGAATGTCCAGACGCGAAACGCTCGCCCAGACGCGCGCGCAGCTCGGGCGTGGGACCGGGGCCTGCGTCGCGCACCCAGAGCCGGGCGCGCCCGTCGCGCAGCTCCGCACCGATGGTGACCGGGGCTTCGCCATGCGCCAGCGCATTGCCCAGCAGGTTCTTCGCGGCCTCGGACAGCGAGAGTTCGTCGGCCAGCACGGGCACCTCCGCCTCGGCGATCTCCAGCCGGATTTCGCTGCCCGGCGCGAGGGCCGCATGATCGCCTTCCTCGAAGATATCCAAGGCGATGTTGCGCAGATCGACCCGCTCGCGCCGCGCACTGTCGGCGCGGTGGATCACAAGCGCGCGCGACAGCATCTGGTCGAGCAGGCGGCTCAGCCGTACCGTGCCGGAATGCATCTTCGCGACGATCTGGTCGCGCCGGGCGGGGTCGTCTTCCTCGGCGGCGAGGTCGGATTGCGCGCGCAGCGCCGCAACGGGGGTGCGAAGCTGATGCGCGGTGTCCGAGATCAGGCTTTTCATCGTGGCGAATTGCCGGTCCAGTCGCCCCATGAACCCGTTCGTCGCCTGCACCATCACATCGACCTCACGCGGCACGGCGGCGCGGATCGGGGTGAGGTCCTGCGGGTCGCGCTCCGAGATGCGATGGGCCAACCGCTCCAGCGGGCGCAGTGCGCTATGGACGATGATGATCGCGAAGGCGAGCATGGCGATGCCGCCGACCGCCAGCCCGCCAAGCGCGTTGCGGGTGATGCTGAGCGCAAGCTGGGTGCGTGCCCGCAGGGTTTGCCCCACGATCACCTCCACCGTGCCGGAGAACTGGCGCTCCGCGAAACGGCGCGTGACCCGGATGTAGCGTGCGGGCTCTCCCTTGAAGCGTGCGTCGTAAAGCTCGGAATCTTGTGCGGTCGTGTCGGGGCGGGGCAGGTCCTCGTAGCCCGTCAGCACCGCGCCTTTCGGGCCGCTGACCTGATAGGCGATGCGGTCATCGGGGGCGAGGGCCAGTAGCTCAAACGCCGAGACCGGCAGATCGACGACAGGCGCGCCGTCGCGGATCGAGATCGAGGCGGCGATGTCATTGGCCGCGCCCACCAGCAGCCGGTCGAAGGCGTCACGGGCCGCCGCGCGCCCATAGGCGAAGGCGGCAAGTGCGAGGATCAACCCGCCGACGATCATCAGCCCCGACAGCCCGGTCACGAGCCGCGCGGTCAGCGAGCGCGTGGCGGAAAGGCCGGTCTCGCGGGGGAGAGGGCCGTCAGACATCGCCATCCCGTGCCGCCAGACGGTAGCCGCGTCCGCGCAGGGTCTCGATCTCGACCCCGCTGCCCGCGATCTTCTTGCGCAGCCGCGCGATATAAAGCTCGATCGCATTGTCGCCCGGCACCGCGTCGTCGAAAGCGTAAAGCCCCTCGTGCAGCCGATCCTTCGACATCACTTGCCCCGCATTGCGCATCAGAATGCCCAGCAGCGCGAATTCGCGCCCCGTCAGTTTCAGCGCCTGATCCCCGACCGTGGCGCTGCCTGCTGTCGCGTTATAGCGCAGATGGCCAAGCTCCAGATCGGCGGAGCGATCCGTCGTCTGCCGCCGGCCGATCGCATGAAGTCTTGCCTCCAACTCACGGTGATCAAAGGGTTTTACGAGATAGTCGTCAGCCCCGAGTTCAAAGGCGGAGATCTTGTCATCCACCGAGAATTGCGCGGTCAGCATCAGCACCGGCATCGTGGCGGCCTGCGCGCGCATCTCGCGCAGAAGGTCCGTGCCGCTGCCATCGGGCAGGTTGATGTCGAGGATCACCGCGTCATAGGCCTGCACCGCCAGAAAGTCGCGCGCCTCGCCCACGGAGGCGGCGAGATCGCAGGCCATGCCCGAGCGCGCAAGCCGACGTTGCGTGGCCTCGGCCAGCTCCTCGGCATCCTCCACTAGCAAGAGCCGCATTCTTCCTCCCTCATGCGCCTCTGAACCTGTGACAGGTTCGTGACAGGTTCAAGCGGTAAAACCCGGCACATAGCCCGCTGCGGGAGGCAACGGGCGGACAGTGGAGGATATACCATGGCTTTTAAACTCATGCGCGCGGCGATTGCCGTCGCGGCACTCACCGTTGCGACCGGCGCTTCGGCGCAGGAATGCATCGCGCCCGCGAACCCCGGCGGCGGCTGGGACTTCACCTGCCGTCAGGTCGGCAAAACCATGCAGGATCTGGGCCTTATCGACTCGACCGTGCAGGTCGTGAACCTCGCCGGTGGCGGCGGTGGCGTGGCCTTCGCCGAAGTGGTCAACAAGCGCAATGACGACGACAACCTGATTGTCGCGGCCTCCTCGGCCACCGCGACCCGTCTGGCGCAAGGCGCCTATCCGGGCAACTCGATGGATCAGGTCCGCTGGATCGGTTCGATCGGCGCGGATTACGGCGTGATCGCCGTCGCAGCCGACAGCGACATCCAGACGCTTCCGGAACTGCTCGACAAGATCAAGGCCGATCCGAATTCGGTCTCCGTCGCGGGCGGCTCGGCCGTGGGCGGCTGGGATCACCTCAAGGTGCTGATCGCGGCGGACGCTTACGGCATCGATGATGTGCGCAAGGTCAAATACATCGCCTTCGACGGCGGCGGCGAAGCGGTCACCCAGCTTCTGGCGGGTTCGGTTCAGGCCTTCACCGGCGATCTGTCGGAAGCCAAGGGCTTCGTCGACTCCGGTGATATCCGCGTGATCGCGGTGCTGGCGCCCGAGCGTCTGGACGGCGAATTCTCGGAATTCCCGACCGCGAAAGAGCAGGGCGTGGATGCGATCGGCGCGAACTGGCGCGGCTTCTACGCGCCGGGCGGCATGTCCGACGAGGCTTACCAGGCTTGGGTCGACAAGGTCGGCCAGCTCTATGCCTCCGACGAGTGGAAGCAGGTGATGGCGGCCAACGGTCTGGCCCCGCTCGACCTGCAGGGCGCTGAATTCGAGAGCTTCGTGCAGAATTCGGTCCAGCAAATCCAGGATATCTCGCGCCAGATCGGCATCATCAAGTAAGCGAGACAACCCATGCGCGCGGCGGGCTTTCGAGTGCCGCCGCGCCTTCATACCAAGGGAGGGGATCATGAGTGATCGCATCTTCGGCGCCGTCGGCCTGTGCCTTGCGCTGTTCTACGGCTGGGCGACGCTGCAAATCCAAGAAAGTTTCCTGTCGGATGCGGTGGGGCCGAAAACCTTTCCGCTGGTGATCGCGGTGATCCTCGGGCTCTCCTCGCTCGTGATCTTGCTGCGCCCCGATCCCGACCCGGTCTGGCCGAGCCTCTCGCGGCTCGCCGAAATCCTCGCCGCAGTGGTGGTGATGATCCTCTATGCCGAGTTTCTGCCCGTCGTGGGCTTCCTGATCGCGACCGCCTTTGCCAGCGCCTACCTGACATGGCGGCTGGGCACGCGGCCGCTGCAATCCATCGTCGTCGGCGTCGCCACCTCGATCGGTATCTACGTAATTTTCAAGCTGGTGCTGGGCCTCTCGCTCGCCAGCGGCCCCTTCGGCTTCTGAGGTGAAATGATGGACACCTTAATGTCACTCGCAGACGG
Proteins encoded in this region:
- a CDS encoding ABC transporter substrate-binding protein, with the translated sequence MIRALLTLTLWLCLSSTVAAAEPEAVRTFGPDQPVRKITLRTTTDVNILAPAIEAFLDTQPGLAIRFEQWGSNDLYDISEADCASGKPGADLVISSGVQHVVKLVNDNCAATWVSPETTALPKDLRWRDQVWGISREPAVMIYNRALVPPEDVPRTRFDLVDLLRPAQSPYTGKVATYDIADSGLGFLFAFLDSQEASTFGALTEAFARSGAVATCCSAEIIDGVAGGRYLIAYNILGSYAAQAARDNPDLGIIAPADYTLVLSRAAYLPGREPNPTAAKLLDFLLSPGGQRALAETKLIDPITRDGGGSDETLALQRLIALGPALLVATDTMKTARFLERWRDIFAQ
- a CDS encoding sensor histidine kinase, whose product is MSDGPLPRETGLSATRSLTARLVTGLSGLMIVGGLILALAAFAYGRAAARDAFDRLLVGAANDIAASISIRDGAPVVDLPVSAFELLALAPDDRIAYQVSGPKGAVLTGYEDLPRPDTTAQDSELYDARFKGEPARYIRVTRRFAERQFSGTVEVIVGQTLRARTQLALSITRNALGGLAVGGIAMLAFAIIIVHSALRPLERLAHRISERDPQDLTPIRAAVPREVDVMVQATNGFMGRLDRQFATMKSLISDTAHQLRTPVAALRAQSDLAAEEDDPARRDQIVAKMHSGTVRLSRLLDQMLSRALVIHRADSARRERVDLRNIALDIFEEGDHAALAPGSEIRLEIAEAEVPVLADELSLSEAAKNLLGNALAHGEAPVTIGAELRDGRARLWVRDAGPGPTPELRARLGERFASGHSDTRRRGASSGLGLAIAQSVAETYGGTLEMESDAAGFTIAITLPQAEETT
- a CDS encoding response regulator transcription factor, whose amino-acid sequence is MRLLLVEDAEELAEATQRRLARSGMACDLAASVGEARDFLAVQAYDAVILDINLPDGSGTDLLREMRAQAATMPVLMLTAQFSVDDKISAFELGADDYLVKPFDHRELEARLHAIGRRQTTDRSADLELGHLRYNATAGSATVGDQALKLTGREFALLGILMRNAGQVMSKDRLHEGLYAFDDAVPGDNAIELYIARLRKKIAGSGVEIETLRGRGYRLAARDGDV
- a CDS encoding Bug family tripartite tricarboxylate transporter substrate binding protein encodes the protein MAFKLMRAAIAVAALTVATGASAQECIAPANPGGGWDFTCRQVGKTMQDLGLIDSTVQVVNLAGGGGGVAFAEVVNKRNDDDNLIVAASSATATRLAQGAYPGNSMDQVRWIGSIGADYGVIAVAADSDIQTLPELLDKIKADPNSVSVAGGSAVGGWDHLKVLIAADAYGIDDVRKVKYIAFDGGGEAVTQLLAGSVQAFTGDLSEAKGFVDSGDIRVIAVLAPERLDGEFSEFPTAKEQGVDAIGANWRGFYAPGGMSDEAYQAWVDKVGQLYASDEWKQVMAANGLAPLDLQGAEFESFVQNSVQQIQDISRQIGIIK
- a CDS encoding tripartite tricarboxylate transporter TctB family protein, with the translated sequence MSDRIFGAVGLCLALFYGWATLQIQESFLSDAVGPKTFPLVIAVILGLSSLVILLRPDPDPVWPSLSRLAEILAAVVVMILYAEFLPVVGFLIATAFASAYLTWRLGTRPLQSIVVGVATSIGIYVIFKLVLGLSLASGPFGF